A genome region from Anolis carolinensis isolate JA03-04 unplaced genomic scaffold, rAnoCar3.1.pri scaffold_29, whole genome shotgun sequence includes the following:
- the LOC100554203 gene encoding zinc finger protein 665 isoform X2, with protein sequence MEKEKLHKCMDCGKCFIGKSSLTTHQRIHTGEKPYKCVECGKSFSQSGHLRIHQRMHTGEKPHKCMECGKAFSESGNLRTHQRTHTGEKPHKCMECGKNFINSSNLYTHQKTHTGEKPHKCMECGKAFSESGNLRSHQRTHTGEKPHKCMECGKSFSQSGYLRTHQRTHTGEKPHKCLECGKNFRESQDLRSHQRTHTAEKPHKCVECGKSFSQSGALRTHQRTHTGEKPHNCMECGKSFRFSSNLRTHQRTHTGEKPHKCMECGKNFSQGEHLRTHQRTHTGEKPHKCMECGKNFSNSSNLRTHQKIHTGEKPHKCMECGKSFSDSANLRSHQRMHTGEKPHKCMECGKSFSRIVDLRTHQRMHTGEKPYKCMECGKSFSQNGHLHSHQRTHTGEKPYKCMECGNTFSRSGHLRTHHRTHTREKPHK encoded by the coding sequence ATGGAAAAGGAGAAGCTACATAAATGTatggactgtgggaaatgtttcattggGAAAAGTTCTCTTACTACACATCAAcgaattcacacaggagagaagccatataaatgtgtggaatgtggaaagagcttcagtcagagtggacatctgcgtatccatcaaaggatgcacacaggggagaagccacacaaatgcatggaatgtgggaaagCCTTCAGTGAAAGTGGAAATctgcgcacccatcaaaggacccacacaggggagaagccacacaaatgcatggaatgtggaaagaacttcattAACAGTTCAAATCTTTATAcccatcaaaagactcacacaggggagaagccacataaatgcatggaatgtgggaaagCCTTCAGTGAAAGTGgaaatctgcgttcccatcaaaggacccacacaggagagaagccacataaatgcatggaatgtggaaagagcttcagtcagagtggatatctgcgcacccatcaaaggacccacacaggggagaagccacataaatgcttggaatgtggaaagaacttcagggAAAGTCAagatctgcgttcccatcaaaggacccacacagcagagaagccacataaatgtgtggaatgtggaaagagtttcagtcaaaGTGGAGctctgcgtacccatcaaagaacccatacaggggagaagccacataactgcatggaatgtggaaagagcttcaggttCAGTTCAAATCttcgtacccatcaaaggacgcatacaggggagaagccacataaatgcatggaatgtggaaagaacttcagtcaGGGTGAAcatctgcgtacccatcaaagaacccatacaggggagaagccacataaatgcatggaatgtggaaagaacttcagtaacagttcgaatcttcgtacccatcaaaagattcacacaggggagaagccacacaaatgcatggaatgtggaaagagcttcagtgatagTGCAAATCTGCGCagccatcaaaggatgcacacaggggagaagccacataaatgcatggaatgtggaaagagcttcagtcggattGTAGATCTCcgtacccatcaaaggatgcacacaggagagaagccatataaatgcatggaatgtggaaaaagcttcagtcagaacggacatctgcattcccatcaaagaacccacacaggggagaaaccatataaatgcatggaatgtggaaacacCTTCAGTCGTAGTGGACATCTTCGTACCCATCATAGgacccacacaagggagaagccacataaatag
- the LOC134294919 gene encoding zinc finger protein 239-like — protein MENSLSKSHTGEKRHNCKDCGKCFTGRSSLAKHQRTHSGEKPHTCVECGKRFSQSGHLRIHQRTHTREKPHTCMECGKRFSESGNLRTHQRTHTGEKPHTCMECGKSFSQSGNLRIHQRTHTGEKPHTCMECGKRFSKSGNLRIHQRTHTGEKPHKCMECGKSFSHSGSLRFHQRTHTGEKPHKCMECGKSFSQSGDLHIHQRNHTGERPHKCVECGKSFSQSGKLHSHQRTHTGEKPHKCMECGKSFSRSGDLRNHQRMHTGERPHECVECGKSFSRSGPLRIHQRMHTGEKPHTCMECGKSFNQSGNLRTHQRTHTGEKPHTCMECGKSFSHSGSLRFHQRTHTGEKPQMHGMWKELLSEWRSPYPSKDAHRRETT, from the coding sequence atggaaaattcgttgtcaaaatcacacacaggggagaagcgacataattgtaaggactgtgggaaatgtttcactgggagaagttctcttgctaaacatcaacgaactcactcaggagagaagccacatacatgcgtggaatgtggaaagagattcagtcagagtggacatctgcgtatccatcaaaggactcacacaagggagaagccacatacatgcatggaatgtggaaagagattcagtgagagtggaaatctacgcacccatcaaaggactcacacaggggagaagccacatacatgcatggaatgtggaaagagcttcagtcagagtggaaatctacgcatccatcaaaggactcacacaggggagaagccacatacatgcatggaatgtggaaagagattcagtaaGAGTGGAAATTTAcgcatccatcaaaggactcacacaggggagaagccacataaatgcatggaatgtggaaagagcttcagtcacagtggcagtctacgtttccatcaaaggactcacacaggggagaagccacataaatgcatggaatgtggaaagagcttcagtcagagtggagatctccATATCCATCAAAGgaatcacacaggagagagaccacataaatgtgtggaatgtggaaagagcttcagtcagagtggaaagcTCCATtcccatcaaagaacccacacaggagaaaagccacataaatgcatggaatgtggaaagagcttcagtcggagtggagatctccgtaaccatcaaaggatgcacacaggtgaGAGACCACatgaatgtgtggaatgtggaaagagcttcagtcggagtgggcctctgcgtatccatcaaaggatgcacacaggtgagaagccacatacatgcatggaatgtggaaagagctttaatcagagtggaaatctacgcacccatcaaaggactcacacaggggagaagccacatacatgcatggaatgtggaaagagcttcagtcacagtggaagtctacgtttccatcaaaggactcacacaggggagaagccacaaatgcatggaatgtggaaagagcttttgtcagagtggagatctccatatccatcaaaggatgcacacaggagagagaccacataa